A single window of Nicotiana sylvestris chromosome 5, ASM39365v2, whole genome shotgun sequence DNA harbors:
- the LOC138868657 gene encoding uncharacterized protein — MARESRPTETFVLVPIEIDDSTGLNEVNIPLIDALKEMSGYAKMMKDLMYRKLDFQDLATVTLAQTCSVVVTRLTTEKLSNPGSFTIPCTIGNNAYAKVLCDLGASINLMPLAIYKSLGIGRARPISMLLQLDNRIVKRHFGILDDVLVQVEKFVFPADFVILDCRVDEEIPIILGRPFLVEQLLQVLMVCKTTIGWTISDIKSISPAFCMHKILLEDGHKPSREHQRRLNPNMKEVVKKEVSKWLDAEIIFPISDSNWEGIVSGHLVSSKGIKVDRAKVDVIEKLPPPTSVKIIRSILRHAGFYRIFINDFSKISNILCKLLEKDYPFVFFDDCMVAFEELKKRLVTTPIMVAPDWEQPFELMYDASDYAVGAVIGQRKDKIMHPIYYASRTLSDAQLNYTVTEKEILAVVFAFGQFRPYLIGSKIIVYIDHAALMYLMEKKESKSRLIRWVLLLQEFDLEIREQKRTENQVADLGWREPRKRLRWKRLWRLSWMNNY, encoded by the exons ATGGCTCGTGAAAGCCGACCTACTGAAACATTTGTGCTAGTACCCATTGAGATAGATGATTCAACAGGGTTAAATGAG GTGAacattccattgattgatgcCTTAAAGGAAAtgtctggttatgcaaaaatgatgaaggacttgatgtatCGTAAGTTAGACTTTCAAGACTTGGCCACGGTTACACTGGCTCAGACATGTAGTGTTGTTGTGACGAGACTCACAACTGAGAAACTGTCTAATCCGGGGAGTTTCACAATCCCATGCACAATAGGCAACAATGCATATGCCAAGGTACTTTGTGATTTAGGGGCAAGCATAAACTTGATGCCCCTGGCTATTTACAAAAGTTTaggcattggaagagctagacccataTCCATGTTACTACAACTGGATAACCGGATAGTGAAGAGGCATTTTGGTATCCTTGATGATGTATTAGTACAGGTTGAGAAGTTTGTGTTCCCAGCAGATTTTGTCATTCTTGATTGTCGGGTTGACGAggagattcccataattttgggaagaccattcttg gtagaacaactTTTGCAGGTATTGATGGTGTGCAAAACTACAATTGGTTGGACCATTTCAGACATTAAGAGTATCAGCCCGGCcttctgtatgcataagattTTACTGGAAgatgggcacaaaccttccagagaacatcaaagaaggttgaaccCTAATAtgaaagaagtggtgaagaaagaagtgagtAAGTGGTTAGATGCAGAAATCATATTCCCCATCTCTGACAGTAATTGG GAGGGTATAGTCTCGGGGCACCTAGTGTCGAGTAAAGGCATTAAGGTAGATCGTGCAAAGGTTGATGTGATCGAAAAGCTTCCACCACCCACTTCTGTCAAAATAATAAGAAGTATCCTCAGGCACGCCGGCTTCTATAGGATATTTATAAACgatttttccaaaatttctaACATTTTGTGTAAATTGCTTGAAAAAGATTACCCTTTTGTGTTTTTTGATGACTGCATGGTAGCTTTTGAGGAATTAAAGAAGAGGCTAGTAACAACACCTATCATGGTTGCACctgactgggagcaaccatttgagctGATGTATGATGCGAGCGACTATGCTGTGGGAGCAGTTATTGGGCAGCGAAAAGACAAAATCATGCATCCAATATACTACGCAAGTAGAACTCTGAGTGATGCCCAACTAAATTACACAGTGACCGAGAAGGAGATTCTAGCAGTGGTGTTCGCATTTGGACAATTCAGGCCATACCTGATAGGCTCAAAGATAATTGTTTATATTGACCATGCTGCTCTCATGTACTTAATGGAGAAAAAAGAGTCAAAGTCGCGCCTGATTCGATGGGTGCTACTGCTGCAAGAATTCGACTTGGAAATTCGTGAgcaaaagagaacggagaaccaagtggcggatcTAGGCTGGAGGGAGCCGAGAAAAAGGTTGAGGTGGAAGAGATTGTGGAGACTTTCCTGGATGAACAACTATTAG